Proteins encoded by one window of Kribbella flavida DSM 17836:
- a CDS encoding MFS transporter: protein MGGARGESRGFWLLLTGYGVSSYGNFLNLIALGLFSYHLTGSSWATGVVMAVRLGAGFLAGLGAARVLGRIARRPLLIGLDLVQAAGMVALVVAPSLAMLLLVAVVLGVGNTTLVVVLRSGVPDLVGEEARGRANGRLVTARSLATILGFGSAGVVIDLGGYDAAFLLNGGSFLVSALALSFVRWPSPERRAPGEAKTADPVSAAGSPEADGLTRWRAVWRVLPALVVGMVVVRGLDALASAGHNVALPIFATGVAPENPAAVMTQFMTAWAIGSLCAHQLVSRLVTTIDHRVFAVATCVMSASFVLAFTGLPTGWLIAVSLLAGIADGVSEIGYVSTLQALPAAQRTRVFGLSASVENSAFGGGMVLSAGLLDVLPVLAVVGGLHGVAVAGVLAFLLLSQRRTPDGELVAHPRLAADPDRS from the coding sequence ATGGGCGGTGCCCGGGGGGAGTCGCGCGGTTTCTGGCTGTTGCTGACTGGTTACGGCGTGTCGTCGTACGGGAACTTCCTCAATCTCATCGCGCTGGGGTTGTTCAGCTACCACCTGACCGGGAGCTCGTGGGCGACCGGTGTGGTGATGGCGGTTCGGCTGGGGGCCGGGTTTCTGGCGGGGCTGGGCGCGGCGCGGGTGCTGGGGCGGATCGCGCGGCGGCCGTTGCTGATCGGCCTGGATCTGGTGCAGGCGGCGGGGATGGTGGCGCTGGTGGTGGCGCCGAGTCTGGCGATGCTGCTGCTGGTCGCGGTGGTGCTCGGGGTGGGCAACACGACGCTGGTCGTCGTACTGCGCAGTGGTGTGCCGGACCTGGTCGGTGAAGAGGCGCGCGGGCGGGCGAACGGGCGGCTGGTGACGGCGCGGTCGCTGGCGACGATCCTCGGGTTCGGCTCGGCGGGGGTGGTGATCGACCTCGGCGGGTACGACGCGGCGTTCCTGCTGAACGGTGGGTCGTTCCTGGTGTCCGCGCTGGCATTGTCGTTCGTCAGGTGGCCCAGTCCCGAGCGCAGAGCGCCAGGGGAAGCGAAGACCGCGGACCCGGTGTCGGCAGCAGGCAGCCCGGAGGCGGACGGCCTGACTCGGTGGCGGGCGGTGTGGCGAGTGCTGCCCGCGCTCGTGGTCGGCATGGTGGTGGTGCGCGGGCTCGACGCGTTGGCGTCGGCGGGGCACAACGTGGCGTTGCCGATCTTCGCGACCGGGGTGGCGCCGGAGAACCCGGCCGCGGTGATGACCCAGTTCATGACGGCCTGGGCGATCGGCAGTCTGTGCGCGCACCAGCTCGTCTCCCGGCTGGTGACGACGATCGACCACCGGGTGTTCGCGGTCGCCACCTGCGTGATGTCGGCGTCGTTCGTGCTCGCGTTCACCGGGCTGCCCACCGGCTGGCTGATCGCTGTCTCGCTGCTGGCGGGAATCGCCGACGGGGTTTCCGAGATCGGCTACGTCTCCACCCTGCAGGCGCTGCCGGCCGCGCAGCGCACCCGGGTTTTCGGCCTGTCCGCGAGCGTCGAGAACTCGGCGTTCGGCGGCGGCATGGTGCTCAGCGCGGGACTGCTCGACGTCCTGCCGGTGCTGGCGGTGGTTGGTGGACTGCACGGGGTCGCGGTGGCCGGCGTACTGGCCTTTCTGTTGCTCTCACAGAGGAGAACACCCGATGGCGAACTCGTCGCTCACCCGCGGCTCGCAGCTGATCCTGACCGGAGCTGA
- a CDS encoding glycoside hydrolase family 3 N-terminal domain-containing protein: protein MPRWPVVRTPRRRTAVITAVAVLAGLLPLGVASQAAADDPAPTVLAAFEGAEPFAAPPNPGIFGWGSDADDQPTMELRARADAPAGEKVLHGKYDISGWGGFSHDVTFDTDPGNWSVHKGIRFWWYGQNTAPLPPGSGKRIFFEIKDGGANAEASELWNTSFTDDWQGWHLVEIPFTDFAYRGDYQPVGGIDQILNLTQMWGYAFTLPAGSPGEFQIDQVEVYGKADPALKASVVTDAGVYPVTEGGTAQVKVSLATTGGVPLEEPVTVEYRTGTGTASAGDYNPVSGAVTFPAGTPSGASRTVQVVTRKDKSAEVAETIPLELTVTGAKPPATQPVVVINAHDLPYLNAKLPVKTRVKDLLSRMTLAEKVGQMTQAERNALRSRTDIASYALGSLLSGGGSVPTPNTPASWAAMIDTYQLNAQATRLQIPLIYGVDAVHGHNNVIGATILPHNIGIGATRDPDLSRRTGEVTATEVRATGIPWDFAPCVCVVRDDRWGRTYEGFSEDPALVKAMSTVITGMQGKADGSQLKQNTKVLASAKHYVGDGGTTYGSSTTGAYKIDQGVTEVTRQQLEAIHLDPFKTSVDLGVGTVMPSYSSVDVIGDEKGPVKMHGNAELINGVLKDRMGFDGFVISDWQAIDQLPGDYPSDIRTSVNAGLDMIMVPTNYQGFTQGLTDEVTAGRVSQARVDDAVRRILVQKFRLGLFEQPYADTSKLSEIGGAKHRAVGREAAAKSQVLLKNDGNVLPLASTSKVYVAGSNANDLGNQLGGWSISWQGSSGATTTGTTILDGIKQVAPTATFSQDASAPLDGHDVGVVVVGERPYAEGIGDVGNGHDLLLTDADKASIDKVCAAMKCVVLVVSGRPQVVADQLGEIDALVASWLPGTEGAGVADVLFGKKPFSGRLPVTWPKSEAQQPINVGDAAYDPQYPYGWGLTTQAAARQKLADAKVALLRKGFLDPNVLLAAVSIDVALRTKDWSGPQATIALAALGQTGKYLQRSRVDGFAEDDAVVGAARWIAQDAIGQDLDQAVSKLTSDAEHLALSGDLSTAIAKLTAAYKLK, encoded by the coding sequence ATGCCCAGGTGGCCAGTTGTTCGTACGCCGCGACGCCGGACGGCGGTGATCACGGCGGTGGCGGTGCTCGCCGGGTTGCTGCCGCTCGGGGTCGCCTCGCAGGCGGCGGCCGATGATCCGGCGCCGACGGTGCTGGCCGCGTTCGAGGGGGCGGAGCCGTTCGCGGCGCCGCCGAACCCGGGCATCTTCGGGTGGGGCAGTGACGCCGACGACCAGCCGACGATGGAACTGCGGGCGCGGGCCGACGCGCCGGCCGGGGAGAAGGTGCTGCACGGCAAGTACGACATCTCCGGCTGGGGCGGCTTCAGCCACGACGTCACCTTCGACACCGACCCGGGCAACTGGTCGGTGCACAAGGGCATCCGGTTCTGGTGGTACGGGCAGAACACCGCGCCGCTGCCGCCGGGCTCGGGCAAGCGGATCTTCTTCGAGATCAAGGACGGCGGCGCGAACGCCGAGGCGTCGGAGCTGTGGAACACCAGCTTCACCGACGACTGGCAGGGCTGGCACCTGGTCGAGATCCCGTTCACCGACTTCGCCTACCGCGGCGACTACCAGCCGGTCGGCGGCATCGACCAGATCCTCAACCTGACCCAGATGTGGGGCTACGCCTTCACACTGCCGGCCGGATCTCCCGGTGAGTTCCAGATCGACCAGGTGGAGGTCTACGGCAAGGCCGACCCGGCGCTCAAGGCGAGCGTGGTCACCGACGCCGGCGTCTACCCGGTCACGGAGGGCGGCACCGCCCAGGTCAAGGTCTCCCTGGCCACCACCGGCGGCGTACCGCTGGAGGAGCCGGTCACGGTCGAGTACCGCACCGGCACCGGTACGGCGAGCGCGGGCGACTACAACCCGGTGTCCGGCGCCGTCACCTTCCCCGCCGGTACGCCGTCCGGCGCGTCCCGAACCGTCCAGGTGGTCACCCGCAAGGACAAGTCCGCCGAGGTCGCGGAGACGATCCCGCTCGAGCTGACGGTCACCGGCGCCAAACCCCCGGCCACCCAGCCGGTGGTTGTGATCAACGCGCACGACCTGCCCTACCTGAACGCCAAGCTCCCGGTGAAGACCCGGGTCAAGGACCTGCTCAGCCGGATGACGCTGGCGGAGAAGGTCGGCCAGATGACCCAGGCCGAGCGCAACGCGCTGCGCTCGCGGACCGACATCGCGTCGTACGCGCTGGGCTCGCTGCTGTCCGGCGGCGGCTCGGTGCCGACGCCGAACACGCCGGCCAGCTGGGCCGCGATGATCGACACGTACCAGCTGAACGCGCAGGCGACCCGGCTGCAGATCCCGCTGATCTACGGCGTCGACGCGGTGCACGGGCACAACAACGTGATCGGCGCGACGATCCTGCCGCACAACATCGGCATCGGCGCCACCCGTGACCCGGACCTGTCCCGGCGGACCGGCGAGGTGACCGCGACCGAGGTCCGCGCCACCGGCATCCCGTGGGACTTCGCGCCGTGCGTGTGCGTGGTGCGCGACGACCGCTGGGGCCGCACCTACGAGGGCTTCAGCGAGGACCCGGCCCTGGTCAAGGCGATGTCGACGGTGATCACCGGCATGCAGGGCAAGGCCGACGGCAGCCAGCTCAAGCAGAACACCAAGGTGCTGGCCTCGGCGAAACACTACGTCGGCGACGGCGGTACGACGTACGGTTCGTCGACGACGGGTGCGTACAAGATCGACCAGGGGGTCACCGAGGTCACCCGGCAGCAGCTGGAGGCGATCCACCTGGACCCGTTCAAGACGTCGGTCGATCTCGGCGTGGGGACCGTGATGCCGTCGTACTCGTCGGTGGACGTCATCGGCGACGAGAAGGGCCCGGTGAAGATGCACGGCAACGCCGAGCTGATCAACGGTGTGCTCAAGGACCGGATGGGCTTCGACGGATTCGTGATCTCCGACTGGCAGGCGATCGACCAGCTGCCGGGCGACTACCCCAGCGACATCCGCACCTCGGTCAACGCCGGCCTGGACATGATCATGGTGCCGACGAACTACCAGGGCTTCACCCAGGGCCTGACCGACGAGGTCACCGCCGGCCGGGTCAGCCAGGCCCGCGTCGACGACGCCGTCCGCCGGATCCTGGTGCAGAAGTTCCGGCTCGGCCTGTTCGAGCAGCCGTACGCCGACACCAGCAAGCTGAGCGAGATCGGCGGCGCCAAGCACCGGGCCGTCGGGCGGGAGGCGGCAGCCAAGTCCCAGGTGCTGCTGAAGAACGACGGCAACGTGTTGCCACTGGCAAGCACCTCGAAGGTGTACGTGGCCGGCAGCAACGCCAACGACCTGGGCAACCAGCTCGGCGGCTGGAGCATCAGCTGGCAGGGCAGCTCCGGCGCGACCACCACCGGCACCACGATCCTCGACGGGATCAAGCAGGTGGCGCCGACGGCCACGTTCAGCCAGGACGCGTCGGCTCCGCTGGACGGCCACGACGTCGGTGTGGTGGTGGTCGGCGAACGCCCGTACGCCGAGGGAATCGGTGACGTCGGCAACGGGCACGACCTGCTGCTGACCGACGCCGACAAGGCTTCGATCGACAAGGTGTGCGCGGCGATGAAGTGCGTCGTGCTGGTGGTCTCCGGCCGGCCGCAGGTCGTCGCGGACCAGCTCGGCGAGATCGACGCGCTGGTGGCCTCCTGGCTGCCGGGCACCGAGGGCGCGGGCGTCGCGGACGTGCTGTTCGGCAAGAAGCCGTTCAGCGGGCGGCTCCCGGTCACCTGGCCGAAGTCGGAGGCGCAGCAGCCGATCAACGTCGGCGACGCGGCGTACGACCCGCAGTACCCGTACGGCTGGGGGCTGACCACCCAGGCGGCCGCGCGGCAGAAGCTGGCCGACGCCAAGGTGGCGCTGCTGCGCAAGGGTTTCCTGGACCCGAACGTACTGCTCGCGGCCGTCTCGATCGACGTCGCGCTCCGGACGAAGGACTGGTCCGGGCCGCAGG